Proteins encoded together in one Porites lutea chromosome 2, jaPorLute2.1, whole genome shotgun sequence window:
- the LOC140927537 gene encoding synaptic vesicle membrane protein VAT-1 homolog, which translates to MADEERKEEPQAKPEAEEKPEEKAEEKKEPEKQPEQPTMRSVFLTGYGGYNKLQVQKHAKPKATSGQVVVRVHACGLNFADIMQRQGQYPSPRKPPFVPGLEFAGTVEELGEDVTDLEVGARVVCITLEGAWCEYACVPARNCVVIPDSLSFEDAAALPVNYLTAYFMLFHCANLGRRKSILIHMAAGGVGIAVTQLCKTVEGITMFGTASAAKHEKIVANGITHAIDYRTTNYAQEVKKVCPEGVDIVLDPLGGNDTKKGYNLLKPLGIIVCYGNAKSVGESKSMFSSAKSWFQGVSYTSMQLFKDTKSVCGFDLKAVPLELIGEALKHLIQLYSEGKIKPVIDQVYALEEVGKAMRKMHERKNVGKIILSPMKEPEPEPTPAPKPEAEATAPAEPPKETAEAEAKPEEKAEGKEKEEEKKPEEKKEEPKSDEPKEEAKAEEPKEAAKPEEPKEEAKPEEPKEEEKPEEKKEEATS; encoded by the exons ATGGCGGACGAGGAGCGAAAGGAAGAGCCCCAAGCAAAACCAGAAGCAGAAGAGAAACCTGAAGAAAAGGccgaggaaaagaaagaaccGGAGAAGCAACCGGAGCAGCCGACAATGCGAAGTGTTTTCCTCACGGGCTACGGCGGCTACAACAAACTTCAAGTGCAAAAACACGCCAAACCTAAAGCCACGAGTGGGCAAGTTGTGGTCCGCGTTCACGCATG TGGACTCAACTTTGCAGACATCATGCAACGCCAAGGACAATATCCAAGTCCTCGAAAACCACCATTTGTCCCTGGTTTAGAATTTGCTGGGACAGTGGAAGAGCTTGGAGAGGATGTCACAGATCTGGAG GTTGGTGCACGTGTTGTGTGCATTACACTAGAAGGTGCATGGTGTGAATATGCTTGTGTTCCTGCCAGAAATTGTGTAGTCATCCCAGACAGCCTTAGTTTTGAGGATGCAGCTGCTTTACCTGTCAATTACCTCACTGCTTATTTCATGCTGTTTCACTGTGCCAATCTGGGTCGAAGAAAGAGTATTCTTATACATATGGCAGCTGGAGGAGTG GGAATAGCCGTGACTCAGCTTTGTAAAACGGTAGAAGGAATAACTATGTTTGGCACGGCATCAGCAGCAAAG CATGAGAAAATTGTTGCCAATGGAATAACTCACGCCATTGACTACCGAACAACAAACTATGCTCAAGAAGTAAAAAA aGTTTGCCCAGAAGGAGTAGATATTGTTCTTGATCCTCTTGGTGGAAATGACACAAAGAAGGGGTACAATCTTCTGAAGCCTTTGGGAATCATTGTTTGCTATG GAAATGCGAAGTCTGTTGGTGAATCAAAGAGCATGTTTTCATCAGCCAAGAGT TGGTTTCAAGGGGTATCGTACACTTCAATGCAGCTGTTTAAAGACACAAAATCTGTCTGTGGATTTGATCTGAAAGCAGTCCCTTTAGAGTTAATAGGGGAGGCTCTAAAGCATTTGATACAACTTTACAGTGAGGGGAAAATCAAGCCTGTCATTGACCAAGTGTATGCTCTTGAAGAG GTGGGCAAGGCAATGCGGAAGATGCATGAGAGGAAGAATGTTGGCAAAATAATCTTGTCGCCCATGAAGGAACCTGAGCCAGAGCCAACACCCGCACCCAAACCAGAAGCAGAGGCTACTGCTCCAGCAGAACCTCCTAAAGAAACTGCG GAAGCAGAAGCAAAACCAGAGGAGAAGGCAGAAGGCAAAGAGAAAGAGGAAGAGAAGAAAccagaggaaaaaaaagaagaaccaAAATCAGATGAACCAAAAGAAGAAGCAAAAGCAGAGGAGCCAAAAGAAGCAGCAAAGCCAGAAGAACCGAAAGAGGAGGCAAAACCAGAAGAAccgaaagaggaagaaaaacccGAAGAGAAAAAGGAGGAAGCTACTTCATGA